A window from Schistosoma haematobium chromosome 1, whole genome shotgun sequence encodes these proteins:
- a CDS encoding hypothetical protein (EggNog:ENOG410IPVU~COG:S), whose amino-acid sequence MLFQEDVAYINPIQYSNTTGRVRAYGELSSELITSSGVRQGCPLSPFLFNFVVDVLLEITLSSSKFPGVELLPGGSLVDLEYADDIVLFGEEADKMQSLLTTLSNNASLFGMRFFPSKCKMLLQDWVTSTPELVIGSEVVECVDRFTYLGSLISPCGLVCDEISARIQKARLAFTNLRHLWRRRDIRLSTKGRVYCTAVRSVLLYGSET is encoded by the exons ATGC TTTTTCAAGAGGATGTTGCGTATATTAACCCTATTCaatactcgaacacaactggtagagtgagagcttatggcgaactgtcgtcagaattgattacctcaagtggtgttcgtcagggctgtccactctccccattcttgttcaactttgtggtcgacgtacttttagagataacactctcctcatctaaatttccaggggttgaactcctaccgggaggttcacttgttgacttggaatatgcagatgacatagttttatttggcgaagaagctgacaaaatgcagagtcttctgaccactctaagcaacaatgcaagcttgttcgggatgcgattctttccctcgaaatgcaaaatgttgcttcaggattgggttacatcgacacccgaactagtgatagggagtgaagtagttgagtgtgtcgaccgcttcacttatcttggaagtctcatcagcccttgtggtctggtgtgtgacgaaatctcagcacggatacagaaggctcgactagcttttaccaacttgcgtcatttatggcgtaggcgagatatccgtctatcaaccaaaggacgtgtttactgtacagcagttcgttccgtcctactttatggcagtgaaacatag